From one Meles meles chromosome 18, mMelMel3.1 paternal haplotype, whole genome shotgun sequence genomic stretch:
- the TSPOAP1 gene encoding peripheral-type benzodiazepine receptor-associated protein 1 isoform X3, whose translation MEQLTPLPRLGDPRTMEPWALPAWQSWTPGQGSDPGGTTLSIADTPVALQGEELKPEESSQPEGAQSPRAMGGTDPEGTKTGLPGLRHQAVSSRPSCPRQEDEEVEALSKGKLNTGCGDRPDLELLRALGELQQRCAILKEENQMLRKSSFPETEEKVRRLKRKNAELAVIAKRLEERARKLQETNLKVVSAPMPRPGASLELCQKALAHQRARDLSETASALLAKDKQIAALQRECRELQARLTLVGKEGPQWLHVRDFDRLLRESQREVLRLQRQIALRNQQEPPRPLRPPGPAAPARAGAPAPGAPGEATPQEDVENPPAVLGEPERQQRVQQLESELSKKRKKCESLEQEARKKQRRCEELELQLREAQNENARLVEENSRLSGRATEKEQVEWENAELRGQLLGVTQERDSALRKSQGLQSKLESLEQVLKHMREVAQRRQQLEVEHEQARLSLQEKQEEVRRLQQAQAEAKREHEGAVQLLESTLDSMQVRVRELEEQCRTQTERFSLLAQELQAFRLHPGPLDLLTSALGYSTLGDHPPPPCCCSTPQPCRGSGPKELDLPPGSPGRCTPKSSEPVPTTVTGVPRRTAKKAESLSNSSRSESIHNSPKSCPTPEVDTASEVEELEADSVSLLPVAPEGGRGGARIQVFLARYSYNPFEGPNENPEAELPLTAGEYIYVYGNMDEDGFFEGELMDGRRGLVPSNFVERVSDDDLLTSLPPELADLSHSSGPELSFLSGGGSGGSSGGQSSGGRSQPRPEDEAAGDELSLSPQPEGLGGPPAVPYPRSLVVLRQLAHSVALAWEPPPERVELRGYHICVNGELRQALGPGVPPKAVLENLDLRAGPLRVSVQALTSQGSSDPLRCCLVVGTQAGVGPSQLRVHRLTATSAEITWVPGNSNLVHAVYLNGEECPPARPSTYWATFCHLRPGTLYQARVEAQLPPRESRGPGWERPEQRAATLQFTTLPAGPPDAPLDVQIEPGPSPGIVVISWLPVTIDAAGTSNGVRVTGYAIYADGQKIMEVASPTAGSVLVELSQLQLLQMCGEVTVRTMSPHGESADSIPAPVPPALVAACLPATVSCPSPRPSSEARLPLAPASPGPGGPSSPVRCPDSCGTREPPGGPPAREIPKGSHEEEPIVPCSQEEAAAAVLGASEDGRASEPTGGARAPDPAALPLAKEDALRASCSSQGTLAQQVTCAEACLGGDTGSGPRPRAEREDSAELGGRLVNSLVDHGRNSDLSDIQEEEEEEEEELGSTTCSFQKQVVAHSIRENGAKPQSQPESFCETDSDEEILEQILELPLQQFCSKKLFSIPEEEEEEDEEEDEEDEERPGTGCSSRNPGPPEPAALGLSCDSSQPRGPGPCPLSPEPCRAGDRLEDMPGLVGGSSRRRGSGSPEKPPNRRRSPDPREHCSRLLSNGGPQASGRPGPTRERGSPPVGEGTKGVPDAGGRGRPPPSRRCSRGRAPESSLASCLSPKCLEISIEYDSEDEQEAGSGGISIASSCSLGDGEAWGTAPTGRSRGPLKANSGPNPYPRLSVWEKGEPERRGRSATGRAKEPPSRATETGEPRGQDGSGRRGPPRRGVQAPRARATELAPLRSPPEEALVYRDLPVRVFVALFDYDPVSMSPNPDAGEEELPFREGQILKVFGDKDADGFYRGEGDGRMGYVPCNMVAEVAVDNPVERQQLFQRGYLSPDVLTEGSGNGPFVYTTARTAGPPPKPRRSKKGHTQHVSSASLKSPRTMVAAFDYNPRESSPNMDVEAELPFRAGDIITVFGDMDDDGFYYGELNGQRGLVPSNFLEGPGPEASSSDREPGTPQAESQDSAHSTQGPPVPRGWPWAPGPGSFPMVQLGGAQGTSEKVWGLLSKGKQLLRKLGSGKKE comes from the exons ATGGAGCAACTGACACCCCTCCCACGGCTGGGGGACCCCAGAACCATGGAGCCATGGGCCCTGCCCGCCTGGCAGAGCTGGACTCCGGGCCAGGGGAGCGACCCCGGAGGCACGACCCTAAGCATTGCCGACACTCCAGTAGCTCTGCAGGGTGAAGAGCTGAAGCCTGAGGAGAGCTCCCAGCCTGAgggagcccagagccccagggcGATGGGGGGCACTGACCCCGAAGGAACCAAAACTGGGCTGCCCGGCCTGAGGCACCAAGCAGTGAGCTCCAGACCCAGCTGCCCGAGGCAGGAGGACGAGGAGGTGGAGGCTCTCTCTAAG GGCAAGTTGAACACTGGCTGTGGGGACAGGCCTGATCTGGAGCTGCTGAGGGCCTTGGGGGAGCTGCAGCAGCGCTGTGCCATCCTTAAGGAGGAAAACCAGATGCTG AGGAAGAGCAGCTTCCCTGAGACAGAGGAGAAGGTGCGGAGGCTGAAGCGGAAGAACGCTGAGCTGGCGGTCATTGCCAAGCGCCTGGAGGAGAGGGCCCGGAAGCTGCAGGAGACTAACCTGAAGGTG GTGAGTGCCCCCATGCCCCGACCTGGGGCCAGCTTGGAGCTGTGCCAGAAGGCCCTGGCCCATCAGCGAGCCCGGGACCTCAGTGAGACAGCCAGCGCCCTGCTGGCTAAGGACAAGCAGATCGCTGCCTTGCAGCGGGAGTGCAGGGAGCTGCAGGCCAGGCTCACCCTGGTTGGCAAG GAGGGCCCCCAGTGGCTCCACGTGCGGGACTTCGACCGCCTGCTGCGCGAGTCCCAGCGGGAGGTTCTGCGGCTGCAGAGGCAGATCGCCCTGCGCAACCAGCAGGAGCCGCCCCGGCCTCTCCGGCCCCCCGGCCCCGCGGCCCCAGCCAGAGCAGGGGCTCCCGCGCCGGGGGCCCCGGGAGAG GCCACGCCccaggaggatgtggagaacccACCAGCTGTCCTAGGGGAGCCCGAGAGACAGCAGAGGGTGCAGCAGCTG GAGTCAGAGCTCAGCAAGAAGCGAAAGAAATGCGAGAGCCTGGAACAGGAAGCCCGGAAAAAGCAGAGGAGATGTGAGGAGCTG GAACTGCAGCTGAGAGAAGCCCAGAACGAGAATGCCCGCCTCGTGGAAGAGAATTCTCGGCTCAGTGGGAGAGCCACGGAAAAGGAGCAG GTGGAGTGGGAGAATGCAGAGctgaggggccagctcctggggGTGACACAGGAGAGGGACTCGGCCCTTCGCAAGAGCCAGGGCCTGCAGAGCAAGCTGGAGAGCCTGGAGCAGGTGCTGAAG CACATGCGGGAGGTGGCCCAGCGGAGGCAGCAGCTGGAGGTGGAGCATGAGCAGGCCCGGCTCAGCCTGCAGGAGAAGCAAGAGGAGGTCCGGAGGCTGCAGCag GCCCAGGCAGAAGCCAAGAGGGAACATGAAGGGGCCGTGCAGCTGCTGGAG TCGACCCTGGATTCCATGCAG GTCCGGGTTCGAGAGCTGGAGGAGCAGTGCCGCACCCAAACAGAGCGCTTCAGCCTCCTGGCACAGGAGCTCCAAGCTTTCCGCCTGCACCCCGGCCCCTTGGATCTACTCACCTCTGCCCTGGGCTACAGTACCCTTggggaccaccccccacccccctgctgctgTTCCACTCCCCAGCCCTGCCGTGGGTCTGGCCCCAAAG AACTTGATCTCCCTCCGGGCTCCCCTGGGCGCTGCACCCCAAAATCTTCTGAGCCTGTCCCCACCACTGTTACCGGGGTCCCCCGAAGGACGGCCAAGAAGGCAGAGTCCCTCTCCAACTCCTCTCGCTCCGAATCCATCCACAACAGCCCCAAGTCATGCCCCACGCCCGAG GTGGACACGGCCAGCGAGGTggaggagctggaggcagacagtGTCTCCCTGCTCCCAGTGGCACCGGAGGGCGGCCGGGGAGGAGCCAGGATCCAGGTCTTCCTAGCACGCTATAG CTACAACCCATTTGAGGGCCCCAATGAGAACCCAGAGGCGGAGCTTCCTCTTACTGCTGGCGAGTACATCTACGTCTACGGCAACATGGACGAGGATGGCTTTTTTGAAG GGGAGCTCATGGATGGCCGAAGGGGCCTGGTCCCTTCCAATTTTGTAGAGCGTGTGTCCGACGATGACCTCCTGACCTCCCTCCCTCCGGAGCTGGCCGATCTGTCCCACAGCTCAGGCCCCGAACTCAGTTTCCTGAGCGGAGGAGGGAGTGGCGGCAGTAGCGGGGGCCAGAGCAGTGGGGGCCGCAGCCAGCCCAGACCTGAGGACGAGGCTGCAGGGGACGAGCTCAGTCTGAGCCCCCAGCCTGAGGGCCTGGGTGGGCCCCCTGCTGTGCCTTACCCCCGCAGCCTGGTGGTCCTCAGGCAGCTTGCCCACAGTGTGGCACTGGCCTGGGAGCCACCTCCTGAGCGCGTGGAGCTACGGGGCTACCATATCTGCGTGAATGGGGAGCTGCGTCAggccctggggcctggggtgcccCCCAAGGCTGTGCTTGAGAACCTGGACCTGCGGGCCGGGCCCCTCCGTGTTTCTGTGCAGGCCCTGACCAGCCAGGGCAGCTCGGACCCTCTGCGCTGTTGCTTGGTGGTGGGTACCCAAGCCGGGGTGGGACCTAGCCAGCTACGGGTCCACCGTTTGACGGCCACGTCTGCCGAGATCACCTGGGTACCCGGCAACAGCAACTTGGTCCATGCCGTCTACCTCAATGGGGAAGAGTGCCCCCCTGCGCGCCCCAGCACCTACTGGGCCACCTTCTGCCACCTGCGGCCTGGGACCCTCTATCAGGCCCGTGTAGAGGCTCAGCTCCCACCTCGAGAGTCCCGGGGACCAGGCTGGGAGAGGCCAGAGCAGCGGGCTGCCACCCTGCAGTTTACCACGCTCCCGGCAG GCCCACCCGATGCCCCCCTGGATGTGCAGATTGAGCCGGGACCCTCCCCTGGCATCGTGGTCATCAGCTGGCTCCCAGTAACCATCGACGCTGCCGGCACCTCCAATGGCGTCCGGGTCACAGGCTACGCCATCTATGCTGATGGACAGAAG ATCATGGAGGTGGCCTCACCCACGGCGGGCAGTGTGCTGGTGGAGCTGTCCCAGCTGCAGCTGCTGCAGATGTGCGGCGAGGTGACCGTGCGCACCATGTCGCCCCACGGCGAGTCCGCCGACTCCATTCCAGCTCCTGTCCCCCCGGCCCTGGTGGCAGCCTGCCTGCCAGCCACCGTCTCCTGCCCCTCACCACGGCCGAGCTCCGAGGCCAGACTACCCCTTGCTCCAGCCTCCCCCGGGCCTGGAGGCCCCAGCTCACCCGTCCGGTGCCCCGACTCGTGTGGAACTCGTGAGCCCCCTGGGGGCCCCCCTGCCAGAGAGATACCAAAAGGATCCCACGAGGAGGAGCCCATAGTACCTTGCTCTCAG GAGGAGGCTGCAGCAGCCGTGCTGGGTGCCTCAGAGGATGGGAGGGCCAGCGAGCCAACCGGGGGCGCGAGAGCTCCTGACCCTGCAGCTTTGCCACTGGCCAAGGAAGACGCTCTCCGGGCATCCTGCTCCAGCCAGGGAACACTGGCCCAGCAGGTGACCTGTGCTGAGGCCTGCCTTGGAGGAGACACAGGGTCTGGACCGAGGCCCAGGGCTGAG AGGGAGGACTCAGCAGAGCTCGGGGGCCGGCTGGTGAACTCCCTTGTGGACCACGGTCGCAACTCTGATCTCTCAGACATtcaagaagaggaggaggaggaggaagaggagctggGTTCTACGACTTGTTCTTTCCAGAAGCAGGTTGTTGCCCACAGCATCAGGGAGAATGGGGCCAAG ccccagtcccAGCCTGAGTCCTTCTGTGAGACTGACAGCGACGAGGAGATCTTGGAGCAGATCCTGGAGCTGCCCCTCCAGCAGTTCTGCAGCAAGAAGCTTTTTAGCATCcccgaggaggaggaagaggaagacgaggaggaggacgaggaagaCGAGGAAAGGCCAGGGACAGGCTGTTCTTCCCGAAACCCCGGCCCACCTGAGCCGGCAGCACTGGGGCTGAGCTGTGACAGCAGTCAGCCTCGAGGACCCGGCCCGTGTCCCTTGTCACCAGAGCCCTGCAGGGCTGGGGACCGCCTGGAAGACATGCCTGGACTAGTGGGCGGAAGCAGCCGGAGGCGAGGAAGTGGCTCCCCCGAGAAGCCCCCAAACCGCAGGCGGTCCCCAGATCCCCGTGAACACTGCAGCCGACTCCTCAGCAATGGCGGGCCCCAGGCCTCTGGGCGACCGGGCCCCACACGGGAGAGGGGCAGCCCTCCTGTGGGCGAGGGCACCAAGGGTGTGCCAGATGCTGGGGGGAGAGGGCGGCCGCCCCCTTCCCGGAGATGCTCCCGTGGCCGGGCCCCAGAATCTAGCCTGGCCAGCTGCCTTTCCCCCAAGTGCTTGGAAATCAGCATCGAATATGATTCTGAGGACGAGCAGGAGGCAGGCAGCGGGGGCATCAGTATCGCCAGCTCCTGCTCCCTCGGAGATGGGGAGGCCTGGGGCACAGCCCCCACAGGAAGGTCCAGGGGGCCTCTGAAGGCTAATTCAGGCCCCAACCCCTACCCACGCCTTTCGGTCTGGGAGAAGGGGGAGCCAGAGCGGAGAGGCCGCAGTGCGACTGGCAGAGCTAAGGAGCCGCCCTCCCGG GCAACAGAGACTGGGGAGCCCAGAGGGCAGGATGGCTCTGGGCGGAGGGGCCCCCCACGGAGAGGGGTCCAGGCCCCCAGGGCACGCGCCACTGAGTTGG CCCCTTTGAGGAGCCCCCCCGAGGAAGCGCTGGTTTACCGGGACCTGCCTGTCAGGGTCTTCGTGGCTCTGTTTGACTATGACCCTGTGTCAATGTCACCCAACCCTGATGCTGGGGAAGAGGAGCTCCCCTTCAGGGAGGGCCAGATCCTGAAG GTGTTTGGGGACAAGGATGCCGACGGCTTCTACCGCGGTGAGGGTGATGGCCGCATGGGCTACGTCCCCTGCAACATGGTGGCCGAGGTGGCTGTGGACAACCCCGTGGAGAGACAGCAGCTGTTCCAGCGTGGTTATTTGTCCCCGGATGTTCTCACTGAAGGCTCAG GGAATGGTCCCTTTGTCTACACTACGGCCCGCACAGCTGGGCCTCCCCCCAAGCCTCGCCGCTCCAAGAAAG gcCACACCCAGCACGTCTCCTCTGCCAGCCTGAAATCTCCCCGAACCATGGTGGCTGCATTTGACTACAACCCCCGGGAGAGCTCCCCCAACATGGACGTGGAG GCAGAGCTGCCCTTCCGGGCTGGGGACATCATTACTGTGTTCGGGGACATGGACGATGATGGTTTCTACTAT GGGGAGCTCAATGGACAGAGGGGCCTGGTTCCATCCAACTTCCTAGAGGGCCCTGGGCCTGAGGCGAGCAGTTCCGACAGGGAGCCCGGGACACCCCAGGCTGAGAGCCAG gACTCGGCCCACTCAACTCAAGGGCCCCCGGTGCCCAGAGGCTGGCCCTGGGCCCCTGGCCCTGGCAGCTTCCCCATGGTTCAACTGGGGGGGGCACAGGGCACAAGCGAGAAGGTGTGGGGTCTGCTCTCCAAGGGAAAGCAGCTCCTGAGGAAACTGGGTTCTGGGAAGAAGGAGTGA